A single region of the Salvia miltiorrhiza cultivar Shanhuang (shh) chromosome 8, IMPLAD_Smil_shh, whole genome shotgun sequence genome encodes:
- the LOC131000281 gene encoding indole-3-acetaldehyde oxidase-like — MSFFSALADADATPPHAPPQPPRGFSSLTLSQAQTAITGNLCRCTGYRPIADACKSFAADVDLEDLGINSFWKRGEARVSKLPPYNPEEDVCPYVQQCREECESILNSERLSWFTPVSLEELGSLLITGDGASVKLVVGNTGTGYYKETEKYDRYIDLRYIPELSMVTRDASGVEFGAAFPISRVISYLKEEGKSSLVLEKIAEHMERVASIFIRNSASIGGNLVMAQRRSFPSDIATLLLAVGSTLALLRGRARERITMDEFLHGPPLAPEDVLLSVHIPFLDCSASDSRLGFETYRAAPRPLGNALPYLNAAFLADVSFKEGGGGVVNYARLAFGAYGIDHATRAREVEEYLAGKTLTVEVLYEALTLVKRAVEPEDGTSYPAYRKSLAASFLFSFLTTFVDVSSPTFGGSLSEVAALVSSAKQSVESSDYYPVGEPIPKAGAVIQASGEAVYVDDIPSPPHCLHGALICSTKPLARVKGVSFESVPKPSGIVDVISAKDIPEGGENIGATAFCGSEYLFAGDTTGFAGDIIAFVVADRQKEANLAARMAQVDYETEGLDPPILTVEDAVENSSFFDPPPPRYEPYLKTEVIGDFSKGMAEADHKILSAEIILGSQYYFYMETQTALAIPDEDNCMVVYSAVQSPEFTQISIARCLGVPEHNVRVITRRLGGGFGGKCQRAMKVATACALAAQKLRRPVRSYIDRNTDMIIAGGRHPMKITYSVGFKSNGKMTALHLDILIDAGFFIDFSPFIPHMIVAGVKKYNWGALSFDIKLCKTNNTSKSMVRAPGDVQGSFIAEAIIERVASVLSMEPFSVREINFHTHESLQLFYADAAGDFSEYTLPRIWDQLVKSSCYMERIASVQQFNRSNMWRKRGISCVPVVYEVVVSGFPGKVSILNDGSVVVEVGGIEMGQGLWTKVKQATAYALGLIQCDGTDDLLEKVRVVQSDTLSLVQGGLTAGSTTSEACCAAVIECCNVLVERLSPLATSLQEQQGSVQWNDLILEARNQSINLAANSYFVPEPSSTKYLNYGAAVSEVEICVLTGEKSILRTDIIYDCGQSLNPAVDLGQIEGSFIQGVGFFMLEEYLTNEEGLVTTNSTWTYKIPSLDNIPKQFNAEVLNSGRHPGRVLSSKASGEPPLLLAVSVYCATRAAVVEARKQLKAWGATQGTDSDFQLDVPATLPVVKQYCGLDYVEAYLRNLLAPS, encoded by the exons ATGTCGTTTTTCTCAGCGCTCGCCGACGCCGACGCAACTCCTCCTCACGCGCCGCCGCAGCCCCCCCGCGGATTCTCCAGCCTCACGCTCTCTCAAGCCCAAACGGCTATAACAGGAAACCTCTGCCGATGCACCGGCTACCGCCCCATTGCCGACGCCTGCAAGAGCTTCGCCGCCGATGTAGATCTCGAGGATTTGGGGATCAACTCTTTCTGGAAAAGGGGCGAAGCTAGGGTTAGTAAATTGCCACCGTACAATCCAGAAGAGGATGTTTGTCCATATGTGCAACAATGTCGAGAGGAATGTGAGTCGATTTTGAACTCTGAGAGGCTTTCTTGGTTCACTCCGGTTAGTCTGGAGGAGCTCGGCAGCTTGTTGATCACCGGAGATGGCGCCTCCGTCAAGCTAGTTGTCGGGAACACGGGGACGGGGTATTACAAAGAGACAGAAAAGTATGACAGATACATTGATCTTAGGTACATTCCGGAGCTCTCAATGGTGACAAGGGATGCCTCCGGGGTTGAATTCGGAGCAGCTTTTCCGATTTCAAGAGTTATATCGTATCTCAAGGAGGAAGGGAAATCCAGCTTAGTCTTGGAGAAGATAGCTGAGCATATGGAGAGGGTTGCTTCCATTTTCATCAGGAACTCAGCCAGCATAGGGGGGAATTTGGTGATGGCACAGAGGAGATCTTTCCCTTCAGATATTGCTACATTGCTTCTTGCTGTGGGCTCGACTCTAGCTCTTTTGAGAGGCCGTGCACGGGAAAGAATCACGATGGATGAGTTCTTGCACGGCCCACCTCTCGCCCCCGAAGACGTGCTCCTGAGTGTCCACATTCCTTTCTTGGATTGTAGTGCGAGTGATTCGAGATTGGGGTTTGAGACCTACCGAGCTGCACCAAGGCCGCTTGGGAATGCATTGCCATACTTGAATGCTGCTTTCTTGGCTGATGTTAGCTTTAAAGAGGGTGGTGGTGGTGTTGTGAACTATGCTCGGCTGGCTTTTGGCGCTTATGGGATAGACCACGCGACGAGGGCTAGGGAAGTGGAGGAGTATCTGGCAGGGAAAACACTAACTGTTGAAGTTTTGTATGAAGCACTTACATTGGTGAAACGTGCTGTTGAACCTGAAGATGGAACGTCGTATCCTGCTTACAGGAAGAGCTTAGCAGCGAGTTTCTTGTTTTCGTTTCTCACTACGTTTGTTGATGTTTCTTCTCCCACATTTGGTGGCTCACTGTCGGAGGTAGCTGCATTGGTCTCATCTGCAAAACAGTCTGTTGAGTCTAGTGATTACTATCCTGTTGGTGAGCCTATCCCCAAAGCTGGAGCTGTCATCCAAGCTTCTG GTGAAGCTGTGTATGTCGATGACATTCCTTCGCCTCCACATTGTCTGCACGGAGCACTTATTTGTAGCACGAAGCCTCTAGCTCGAGTGAAGGGTGTCTCCTTCGAGAGTGTCCCAAAACCGAGTGGAATTGTTGATGTTATCTCTGCCAAAGACATCCCCGAAGGAGGAGAAAATATAGGAGCCACGGCCTTCTGTGGATCTGAATATTTGTTTGCTGGTGATACGACCGGGTTTGCTGGTGATATAATCGCATTTGTG GTTGCAGATAGACAAAAGGAAGCCAACCTTGCTGCAAGAATGGCTCAAGTGGATTATGAGACAGAAGGCTTAGATCCACCAATCTTGACCGTTGAAGATGCTGTCGAAAACTCAAGTTTCTTCgatcctcctcctcctcgtTACGAACCTTACTTAAAGACGGAAGTGATTGGTGATTTCTCCAAAGGAATGGCTGAAGCTGATCACAAGATTCTCTCTGCAGAG ATCATACTTGGTTCTCAATACTACTTCTACATGGAGACGCAAACAGCGCTTGCGATCCCAGATGAAGACAACTGCATGGTGGTCTATAGTGCAGTCCAATCCCCTGAGTTTACTCAAATTTCCATTGCACGATGTCTTGGTGTCCCCGAGCACAATGTTCGTGTTATTACAAGACGACTAGGTGGAGGCTTCGGTGGAAAGTGTCAACGAGCAATGAAG GTAGCTACAGCATGTGCACTTGCAGCTCAAAAACTACGGCGACCAGTCAGAAGCTATATAGATCGAAACACTGACATGATAATCGCAGGTGGGAGACATCCTATGAAGATAACCTACAGCGTTGGATTCAAGTCCAATGGCAAGATGACAGCACTTCACCTCGACATACTTATTGATGCAGGCTTCTTTATAGACTTCAGCCCCTTCATCCCACACATGATAGTTGCAGGAGTGAAAAAGTACAACTGGGGAGCTCTCTCTTTCGACATAAAACTATGCAAGACCAACAATACCAGCAAATCAATGGTGCGGGCCCCAGGCGACGTGCAGGGGAGTTTCATCGCTGAAGCTATAATAGAGCGCGTCGCGTCTGTGCTGTCAATGGAGCCCTTCtcagtcagagaaatcaatttTCACACACACGAGAGCCTGCAACTGTTCTATGCTGATGCTGCTGGGGACTTCTCGGAGTACACTCTGCCTCGTATTTGGGATCAGTTGGTTAAATCATCGTGCTATATGGAGAGGATTGCATCGGTACAGCAGTTTAATCGTTCTAACATGTGGCGCAAAAGAGGCATTTCTTGCGTGCCGGTTGTGTATGAAGTGGTAGTGAGTGGGTTCCCGGGGAAAGTAAGCATCCTTAATGATGGATCTGTCGTTGTAGAAGTTGGAGGCATAGAGATGGGGCAAGGGCTTTGGACAAAGGTTAAACAAGCGACTGCCTATGCTCTCGGCTTGATCCAATGTGATGGAACGGACGACCTACTTGAAAAAGTTCGAGTTGTACAGTCAGACACGTTGAGCCTAGTACAAGGAGGCTTAACTGCCGGAAGTACCACGTCTGAAGCATGCTGCGCAGCTGTGATCGAATGCTGTAATGTTTTAGTTGAAAGGTTAAGCCCTCTTGCCACATCGCTGCAAGAGCAACAGGGTTCAGTCCAATGGAATGATCTGATTCTTGAG GCACGTAATCAGTCTATAAATTTGGCAGCAAATTCCTACTTTGTTCCTGAGCCTAGTTCTACAAAATACTTGAACTACGGTGCTGCAGTAAGCGAG GTGGAGATATGCGTCCTCACAGGCGAAAAATCTATACTGAGAACAGATATCATCTACGATTGTGGGCAGAGCTTGAACCCTGCTGTTGATTTGGGACAG attgAAGGATCTTTCATTCAAGGAGTGGGTTTTTTCATGCTTGAAGAATACTTGACTAATGAAGAGGGACTAGTCACTACAAACAGCACTTGGACTTACAAGATCCCGAGCCTCGACAACATTCCCAAGCAGTTCAATGCTGAGGTGCTCAACAGCGGACGTCACCCAGGCCGCGTGCTCTCGTCTAAGG CTAGTGGCGAACCTCCTTTGCTTCTGGCAGTTTCTGTGTACTGTGCTACAAGAGCAGCTGTGGTTGAGGCTAGAAAACAGCTCAAAGCTTGGGGAGCCACGCAAGGGACTGATTCCGATTTCCAACTCGATGTTCCGGCTACTTTGCCCGTCGTTAAGCAATACTGCGGCCTCGATTATGTCGAGGCCTACTTGCGCAACTTGCTTGCTCCTTCATGA
- the LOC131000293 gene encoding probable diphthine methyl ester synthase produces MLYIIGLGLGDEKDITLRGLEAIKKCSKVYMEAYTSLLSFGITSDGLSKLEKVYGRPIIVSDREMVEEKADDMLLEAQVSDVAFLVVGDPFGATTHSDLVVRAKKLGVDIKVVHNASVMNAIGVCGLQLYRYGETISIPFFTETWKPDSFYDKIKRNRELGLHTLCLLDIKVKEPSLESLCRGKKVYEPPRFMTINTAIEQLLEVVQNHHDSAYNEDTTCVGLARVGCEDQMIVAGSMKQLLTIDFGPPLHCLVIVGDTHPVEQEMLHFYQINNS; encoded by the exons ATGTTATACATAATTGGATTAGGGTTAGGAGATGAGAAAGACATCACACTAAGAGGGCTCGAGGCAATCAAGAAATGCAGTAAAGTTTATATGGAGGCCTACACTTCTCTCCTCTCCTTCGGCATCACCTCCGATGGCCTCTCGAAATTG GAAAAGGTTTATGGGAGACCTATAATTGTCTCAGACAGGGAAATGGTTGAGGAGAAGGCAGATGACATGCTGTTAGAAGCTCAGGTTTCTGATGTGGCATTTCTGGTCGTTGGAGACCCTTTTgg AGCAACGACACATTCTGATCTCGTTGTCCGGGCAAAGAAGTTGGGAGTGGATATTAAGGTTGTGCACAATGCCTCAGTTATGAATGCCATTGGTGTTTGTGGCTTGCAGCTATATCGTTATGGAGAGACGATCTCAATCCCGTTTTTCACTGAAACTTGGAAGCCTGATAGCTTTTACGATAAGATTAAAAGAAATCGGGAACTTGGATTGCATACCCTTTGCCTTTTAG ATATAAAGGTGAAGGAGCCTTCACTAGAGTCACTATGCAG AGGTAAAAAGGTTTACGAGCCACCAAGGTTTATGACGATAAACACAGCAATAGAACAGCTCTTGGAGGTGGTGCAGAACCACCACGATTCAG CTTACAACGAAGACACGACGTGTGTTGGATTGGCGCGGGTGGGTTGTGAAGATCAGATGATAGTTGCAGGTTCCATGAAGCAGCTCTTGACGATAGACTTTGGCCCCCCTTTGCATTGCCTTGTGATTGTGGGTGATACTCACCCTGTAGAACAAGAGATGCTCCACTTTTATCAAATCAACAATAGTTGA
- the LOC130997983 gene encoding uncharacterized protein LOC130997983: MALFLGIPIKKMHANQNHREAVRRSLVLLKNGKSANQPLLPLKKDAHKVLVAGTHADNLGYQCGGWTVKWQGRVSKAIISYLLISRLSAFSGTTVLNPIRKTVDPSTQVVHIENPTICVVGEVPYAEEYGDSKNLTIIEPGPSAISNVCGVVVISGRPVTIKPYLDKIDALVAAWLPGTEGQGVADVLFGQYGFTGKLPRTWFKSVNQLPMNAGDPHYDPLFPFGFALTTNHRQGT, encoded by the exons ATGGCGCTGTTTCTGGGAATCCCTATCAAGAAAATGCATGCTAACCAG AATCATCGGGAAGCAGTGAGGAGGTCACTAGTGCTTCTGAAAAATGGTAAATCTGCAAATCAGCCCTTGCTCCCCCTTAAAAAGGATGCCCACAAAGTACTAGTTGCAGGAACTCATGCAGATAATCTTGGATATCAATGTGGAGGCTGGACAGTTAAATGGCAGGGCCGGGTGTCAAAGGCAATTATCTCATACTTG CTGATTTCTCGTTTATCTGCATTTTCAGGAACTACAGTCTTAAATCCTATCAGAAAGACAGTAGACCCTTCTACTCAAGTTGTCCACATTGAAAACCCTACCATATGTGTTGTGGGTGAGGTGCCATATGCTGAGGAATATGGAGATAGCAAAAATCTAACTATAATTGAACCAGGTCCAAGTGCTATCAGCAATGTCTGCGGGGTTGTGGTCATATCTGGACGTCCGGTTACAATTAAGCCCTACCTTGACAAGATAGACGCACTTGTGGCAGCATGGCTGCCAGGAACAGAAGGCCAAGGTGTAGCTGATGTCCTATTTGGTCAATATGGTTTCACTGGAAAACTTCCTAGGACTTGGTTCAAATCAGTCAACCAGCTCCCCATGAATGCAGGTGATCCACATTATGATCCTCTGTTCCCATTCGGATTTGCTTTGACGACTAATCATAGGCAAGGGACCTAA
- the LOC131000296 gene encoding single-stranded DNA-binding protein, mitochondrial-like — protein MASSLSRKLSAAILSRHTPLSSLSNTSLSFCTKSLSSPDSDSESGSPHPTPDSPPPNQQRANADRPLEDGLDLGIYKAILVGQVGQAPIQKRLRSGKTVTLISLGTGGIRNNRRPLDNEDPRDYANRCAVQWHRVSVYPERLGELAAKNLAPGSTLYVEGSLETKIFNDPITGLVRRIREVAVRRNGRILVLGNGGEAAQFSRTDMAGVGYY, from the coding sequence ATGGCgtcttctctctctagaaaactGTCCGCTGCCATTCTCTCAAGGCACACGCCACTCTCTTCACTATCAAACacatctctctctttctgcACCAAAAGTCTCTCCTCCCCAGATTCCGATTCCGAGTCAGGCTCACCCCATCCCACCCCCGATTCCCCCCCTCCTAACCAGCAGCGCGCTAACGCCGATCGACCCCTCGAAGACGGTTTGGACCTCGGCATTTACAAGGCGATATTGGTGGGGCAGGTCGGGCAGGCGCCGATTCAGAAGCGCCTGCGGAGCGGGAAAACTGTAACCCTAATCTCACTCGGAACGGGCGGCATCCGCAACAATCGGAGGCCGTTGGACAACGAGGATCCGCGTGATTACGCCAATCGCTGCGCGGTGCAGTGGCACAGGGTCTCCGTTTATCCGGAGAGATTGGGCGAGCTCGCCGCGAAGAATCTTGCCCCCGGTTCTACATTGTACGTGGAAGGGAGCCTCGAGACTAAAATATTCAATGATCCGATCACTGGCCTTGTCCGTCGAATCAGAGAGGTTGCTGTGCGTCGCAATGGGAGAATTTTGGTTCTGGGAAACGGTGGTGAAGCTGCGCAGTTTTCAAGGACTGATATGGCTGGCGTTGGATATTACTGA